Proteins encoded within one genomic window of Hevea brasiliensis isolate MT/VB/25A 57/8 chromosome 8, ASM3005281v1, whole genome shotgun sequence:
- the LOC110657644 gene encoding transcription elongation factor TFIIS, giving the protein MRADLDCRESRSLTTTYPCKALQISSVFQLPFEFQPIKGFQLSLKNLSSSLSLSLSLSYVFSRTHASSVSSPHLHCILVFWTILSRPRRLIQRRQPNQAASLSPFGLKKIMLTERKEKELLELFEAAKKAAEAAESEEDGGAEESRCLDALAQLKAFPVTIQLLVSTQVGKRLRPLTKHARKNIQDLASDVFALWKKVVLEQTSGDKKNGNVEDKNSVKAKPANPENVKAEKLQKTTHVKVEKSSKTGMVKVEKIDQNGTPRSAKVVESETAITGRNPPAPLVCVPKCNDAMRDRIREQLYEALHKVSSEAKEDVWEEVNACDPIQVAVSVESVLFKHWGRSNGSHKIRYRSLMFNIKDAKNPDFRRRVLLGQVKAEGIVHLSSEEMASDEMQQKNQQIKQKALFHCELGGGPKATTDQFKCGRCGQRKTTYHQMQTRSADEPMTTYVTCINCNNHWKFC; this is encoded by the exons ATGCGGGCTGACCTTGACTGCCGAGAAAGTAGAAGCTTAACTACTACTTACCCGTGTAAAGCCCTACAAATCAGTTCTGTTTTCCAACTTCCCTTTGAATTCCAACCTATAAAGGGTTTCCAACTCTCACTCAAAAACCtttcctcctctctctctctgtctctctctctttcaTATGTATTTTCTCGAACGCACGCCTCTTCTGTTAGTTCGCCGCATCTGCATTGCATTCTTGTCTTCTGGACTATTCTAAGCCGCCCTCGCCGCCTCATTCAGAGAAGACAACCAAACCAAGCGGCCTCGTTATCTCC TTTTGGACTGAAAAAAATCATGCTGActgagagaaaagagaaagaatTGCTGGAGCTATTCGAAGCCGCAAAGAAAGCAGCGGAGGCGGCTGAGTCGGAGGAAGACGGAGGAGCTGAAGAAAGTCGATGTCTTGACGCCTTGGCTCAGCTCAAGGCCTTCCCTGTTACCATTCAACTTCTCGTCTCCACGCAG GTTGGGAAGCGTTTACGGCCTCTAACCAAACATGCTAGGAAGAACATCCAGGATCTTGCTTCTGATGTCTTCGCATTGTGGAAAAAAGTGGTTTTGGAGCAAACAAGTGGTGATAAGAAAAATGGAAATGTAGAGGATAAAAATTCTGTTAAAGCTAAGCCAGCAAATCCAGAGAATGTTAAGGCCGAGAAGCTTCAAAAGACCACCCATGTAAAGGTTGAGAAATCCTCCAAGACTGGAATGGTCAAGGTTGAGAAAATTGATCAGAATGGTACACCAAGATCTGCCAAAGTTGTGGAATCTGAAACTGCCATTACAGGCCGCAATCCACCAGCTCCATTGGTATGTGTTCCAAAATGTAATGATGCTATGCGAGATCGAATTCGGGAACAACTTTATGAGGCATTGCACAAGGTCTCTAGCGAAGCTAAGGAAGATGTTTGGGAAGAAGTGAATGCCTGTGATCCAATTCAAGTCGCTGTTTCTGTTGAGTCAGTCTTGTTTAAACATTGGGGGCGTTCTAATGGCTCCCATAAGATCAGGTATAGATCCTTGATGTTTAATATCAAGGATGCAAAAAATCCTGATTTTCGGAGAAGAGTACTTCTTGGACAAGTGAAGGCTGAGGGAATTGTACACTTGAGTTCAGAAGAAATGGCAAGTGATGAAATGCAACAAAAGAATCAGCAGATCAAACAGAAAGCCTTATTCCACTGCGAGCTTGGAGGTGGCCCAAAAGCCACAACTGATCAATTCAAGTGTGGTCGATGCGGGCAACGCAAGACCACCTACCATCAAATGCAGACTAGGAGTGCTGATGAGCCTATGACAACATA